In Treponema primitia ZAS-2, a genomic segment contains:
- a CDS encoding NAD-dependent epimerase/dehydratase family protein codes for MNYIVTGAAGFIGFYVTKKLLEQGHQVLGIDSLNDYYPVFLKHDRLKELGIVAGDVDYGVPLGSHSFQLFKFVQLKLEDKEALASLVNNYIQECGFIDRIIHLAAQAGVRYSIQNPDAYITSNIAGFLNILELCRSLAVPHLVYASSSSVYGMNSKRPFSVQDQVDHPVSLYAATKRSNELMAHTYAHLFNIPVTGLRFFTVYGPWGRPDMAYYKFSLAISKGEPIDVYNNGEMLRDFTYIDDITDGVLKASERLPSPAPGFDPLKSGPAESSAPFRLYNLGNNRPEKLKNFIETLETALGTKAVKRYLPMQEGDVAATEADIEDTRRDLDWEPRTDINAGLKAFAEWFNGYYNG; via the coding sequence GTGAATTATATCGTTACCGGCGCTGCCGGGTTTATCGGATTTTATGTAACAAAAAAACTGCTGGAACAGGGCCATCAGGTGCTGGGTATTGATTCGTTAAACGATTACTATCCGGTTTTCCTTAAGCATGACCGTTTGAAGGAACTGGGGATAGTTGCCGGTGATGTGGATTACGGCGTTCCCTTGGGAAGCCATAGTTTTCAACTCTTCAAATTTGTCCAGTTGAAACTTGAGGATAAGGAAGCTCTCGCTTCGCTTGTTAACAATTATATTCAGGAATGCGGCTTTATTGACCGGATCATCCACTTGGCAGCCCAAGCCGGGGTCCGCTACAGCATTCAAAATCCCGATGCCTATATCACCAGCAATATCGCAGGTTTCCTGAACATTCTTGAGCTCTGTAGATCATTAGCGGTACCCCATCTGGTGTATGCTTCCAGTTCATCCGTGTATGGCATGAACAGCAAGCGGCCCTTTTCAGTACAAGATCAGGTGGATCACCCGGTAAGCCTCTATGCCGCCACCAAACGGTCCAACGAACTTATGGCCCATACCTACGCCCACCTCTTCAACATCCCTGTTACGGGGCTGAGGTTTTTTACGGTGTATGGACCCTGGGGCCGCCCCGACATGGCCTACTATAAGTTTTCCCTGGCCATCAGTAAAGGTGAACCCATAGATGTATACAATAATGGGGAAATGTTGCGGGACTTTACCTATATCGACGATATTACCGATGGGGTTCTGAAAGCTTCGGAGCGCCTCCCCTCCCCCGCTCCCGGGTTTGATCCCCTGAAAAGCGGACCGGCGGAATCCTCCGCCCCCTTCCGGCTGTACAACCTGGGGAATAACCGACCGGAAAAGCTTAAAAATTTTATTGAAACCCTGGAAACTGCCTTAGGCACAAAAGCGGTGAAGCGCTACCTTCCTATGCAGGAAGGCGATGTAGCCGCCACCGAAGCGGACATTGAAGATACCCGGCGGGACCTGGATTGGGAACCTCGCACAGATATTAACGCAGGGCTCAAGGCCTTTGCGGAATGGTTTAACGGATATTATAATGGCTGA
- a CDS encoding UDP-glucose dehydrogenase family protein gives MVNIAVIGTGYVGSVSGACLADFGNHVTCVDNNPAKIESLKKGIIPIYEPGLDTVVERNTRDGRLKFTTDLNAAVKENNVVFIAVGTPPADDGSADLSYVEAAAREIGRAMESYTVVVDKSTVPLGTGRLVTKWIAEELAKRGSAIPFDVVSNPEFLREGSAVLDFTHPDRVVIGSDSEKARKVMKEVYRALYLNETPCIETNLESAEMIKYASNAFLALKITFINEIANLCEKAGANVQDVAKAVGRDGRIGGKFLHPGPGYGGSCFPKDTQALARIGRDYGEPLSLVETTIAANERQKLRMVDKIETGLGGSGSLKGKTIAILGLAFKPNTDDMRESPAIAICEGLVQRGAKLRAWDPAAMKEALWRLESIKDSVYFAKDEYDAIQDSTVLALLTEWNQLRNLDLRKVKELLAVPCFFDLRNVYKREEIEDAGLKYFGIGK, from the coding sequence ATGGTAAATATTGCAGTAATCGGCACCGGCTATGTAGGCTCTGTTTCAGGGGCCTGCCTTGCGGACTTCGGTAACCATGTAACTTGCGTGGATAATAACCCTGCTAAGATAGAATCTCTCAAAAAGGGCATCATCCCCATCTATGAACCAGGACTGGACACCGTGGTGGAGCGCAACACCCGTGATGGTCGGCTGAAGTTTACCACGGATCTTAATGCTGCTGTTAAAGAAAACAACGTAGTCTTTATCGCCGTGGGCACCCCGCCGGCGGATGACGGAAGCGCTGACCTCAGTTATGTTGAAGCAGCAGCCCGGGAAATAGGCCGGGCCATGGAATCTTATACGGTGGTGGTGGACAAGAGTACCGTTCCCCTGGGAACCGGCCGGCTGGTTACCAAATGGATCGCCGAGGAGCTTGCCAAACGGGGCTCGGCGATCCCCTTCGATGTAGTATCCAACCCCGAATTCCTCCGGGAAGGTTCGGCGGTCCTGGACTTTACCCACCCTGACCGGGTAGTCATAGGCAGTGACAGTGAAAAAGCCCGGAAGGTCATGAAAGAGGTGTATCGCGCCCTCTACCTGAATGAAACCCCCTGTATTGAAACCAACCTTGAATCGGCTGAGATGATCAAATACGCCTCCAACGCTTTTCTAGCCCTAAAAATTACTTTTATTAACGAGATAGCCAACCTCTGCGAAAAGGCCGGGGCGAATGTGCAGGACGTGGCCAAGGCAGTAGGCCGGGACGGCCGTATAGGTGGAAAATTTCTCCACCCCGGACCCGGCTACGGTGGCTCTTGTTTCCCCAAAGACACCCAGGCCCTGGCCAGGATAGGCCGGGATTACGGAGAACCCCTCTCTTTGGTAGAAACCACCATAGCGGCTAATGAACGGCAGAAACTCCGCATGGTTGATAAGATTGAAACCGGCCTGGGCGGAAGCGGTTCCCTGAAAGGGAAAACCATCGCCATATTGGGCCTGGCCTTTAAGCCCAACACCGATGATATGCGGGAATCCCCGGCCATCGCCATCTGCGAAGGGCTTGTACAGCGAGGAGCAAAGCTACGGGCCTGGGACCCCGCTGCCATGAAAGAAGCGCTCTGGCGCTTGGAATCAATCAAAGACTCCGTATATTTTGCAAAAGACGAATATGACGCTATTCAGGATTCTACTGTCCTTGCCCTGCTCACCGAATGGAATCAGCTCAGAAACCTTGATCTTCGTAAGGTGAAGGAACTGCTTGCCGTCCCCTGTTTTTTTGATCTGCGGAACGTGTATAAACGGGAAGAGATCGAAGATGCCGGGCTTAAGTATTTTGGAATAGGAAAATAA
- a CDS encoding 2-aminoethylphosphonate aminotransferase — translation MIRQAVIMAGGLGTRLKDKTVTMPKGFIGIGDLPMVEWSVQKLFAAGIEEVIIGTGHCDEWYQRLAEQYPCITLFKNEHYAETGSMGTLACCVPGVKGDFLLLESDLIYDAAGLSVLINEPHPNVLLASGPTQSGDEVYLEADTAGNFKKHSKNRALIGDLAGELVGITRLTRDTLDKMAAYMKAHLADEPKMEYETAMAAVSQSGDANRIFIRKLEYYLWREVDDENHLAMAKLIYPRIKEAESLRAIRREVLLNPGPATTSDSVKYAQVCPDICPRESEFGDVMEWIGRELSLMAGKPGHVETVLFGGSGTAADEVMISSCIPDSGKLLIVDNGAYGARFAKIAGVYELNFEVFKSSGFLPLDIEALKAKLINGKFTHFAMVYHETTTGLLNPVPELCHFCHEHNITTIIDAVSAFAAIPIDMDTDHIDFMASTSNKNIQGMAGVAFVFCRKEALEKLKDYPMRNYYLNLWDQYQYFQKTRQTRFTPPVQTLYALRQAIIEIKLETIEKRYARYSACWEELLAGVKKMGLKMLVPPEAQSKLITAIIDPPSPAYNFEALHDLARTHGFTIYPGKLSDANTFRIADIGDIRPEEMARFVKVLENYMGSLK, via the coding sequence ATGATTAGACAAGCAGTGATAATGGCCGGCGGCCTTGGTACCAGGCTTAAGGATAAAACAGTAACTATGCCTAAAGGTTTTATTGGGATCGGCGATCTACCCATGGTAGAATGGTCGGTACAAAAACTCTTTGCCGCAGGTATAGAGGAAGTGATCATCGGTACAGGCCACTGTGACGAATGGTATCAGCGTTTGGCAGAACAGTATCCCTGCATTACCCTCTTTAAAAACGAACACTACGCGGAAACCGGCAGTATGGGCACCCTGGCTTGCTGCGTTCCCGGGGTCAAGGGGGACTTCCTCCTTCTGGAGTCGGACCTTATCTACGATGCTGCGGGGCTTTCGGTTCTGATCAATGAACCCCATCCCAATGTACTCCTCGCTTCAGGACCTACCCAGTCCGGTGATGAAGTATATCTGGAAGCGGACACCGCCGGGAACTTTAAAAAACATTCAAAGAACCGCGCTCTCATCGGTGATCTGGCAGGAGAATTGGTGGGCATCACCAGGCTTACCAGGGATACCCTGGATAAGATGGCGGCTTATATGAAGGCTCATCTGGCGGATGAACCTAAGATGGAATACGAGACCGCCATGGCCGCAGTCTCACAGTCCGGAGATGCCAACAGAATATTTATCCGGAAGCTCGAATATTACCTATGGCGGGAAGTGGACGACGAGAACCACCTGGCCATGGCGAAGCTTATCTACCCGCGGATTAAAGAAGCCGAGAGCCTCCGGGCCATACGGAGAGAAGTACTGCTTAACCCGGGACCTGCAACCACCAGTGACAGCGTAAAATATGCCCAGGTATGCCCGGACATCTGTCCCAGAGAAAGTGAATTCGGTGATGTGATGGAATGGATAGGCCGGGAACTTTCTCTCATGGCCGGCAAGCCCGGGCATGTAGAAACGGTACTTTTTGGCGGGTCCGGCACAGCCGCAGATGAGGTGATGATCTCTTCCTGTATACCTGACTCAGGAAAACTGCTTATCGTTGATAACGGCGCTTACGGCGCACGGTTTGCAAAAATAGCCGGGGTCTACGAACTCAACTTTGAAGTATTCAAGAGCAGCGGTTTTCTCCCCCTGGACATAGAAGCGCTTAAGGCCAAGCTCATCAACGGAAAATTCACCCACTTCGCCATGGTTTACCATGAAACAACCACGGGGCTTTTAAACCCCGTGCCGGAACTCTGCCACTTTTGCCATGAGCACAATATTACTACCATCATAGATGCTGTCAGCGCCTTTGCCGCCATCCCCATTGATATGGATACCGATCACATAGACTTTATGGCCTCCACATCAAATAAGAATATCCAGGGCATGGCCGGCGTAGCCTTTGTGTTCTGCAGAAAAGAAGCCCTTGAAAAGCTAAAAGATTATCCCATGCGGAACTATTACCTTAACCTATGGGATCAGTATCAGTACTTTCAAAAGACTAGACAGACCCGCTTTACCCCGCCGGTACAGACCCTCTATGCCCTGCGCCAGGCCATCATTGAAATAAAACTGGAAACCATAGAAAAACGTTATGCCCGTTACTCCGCATGCTGGGAGGAGCTCCTTGCGGGGGTTAAAAAGATGGGGCTTAAGATGCTAGTACCCCCAGAGGCCCAGTCAAAGCTTATCACCGCCATCATTGACCCGCCCTCCCCTGCCTACAATTTTGAAGCCCTCCACGATCTTGCCCGGACCCATGGCTTTACCATTTATCCGGGGAAACTCTCTGATGCAAATACCTTCCGTATTGCCGATATCGGAGACATCAGGCCGGAGGAAATGGCCAGATTTGTTAAAGTTCTGGAAAATTATATGGGGAGCTTGAAATAA
- a CDS encoding ABC transporter permease, whose translation MIMADENWTLTIKPKRKLLDLQLRDVIRYRDLVYLFVKRDFVLQYKQTILGPLWLVIQPLFSTIMYSFVFGNLANIGTNGVPFLLFYYSGTMLWTFFAGCFSDASNLFINNANLFGKVYFPRLTVPISNVFSNVTKIFIQFLLLMVFYVYYIISGAPIRGSLWIFAFPLIFAWLAALGMGVGIIISSLTTKYRDLKQLVTFALGLAMYATPVVYPMSSIPSRFSWVNFVNPVSAPIELFRIWFYGAGSVSSAMILTSLGITVAMLFLGLVLFNQNEQNFIDVV comes from the coding sequence ATTATAATGGCTGATGAAAACTGGACTTTAACAATTAAACCCAAACGGAAACTCCTGGATTTACAGTTACGGGATGTAATCCGTTATCGGGATCTGGTCTACCTCTTTGTGAAACGCGATTTTGTACTCCAATACAAACAGACCATCCTGGGTCCCCTGTGGCTCGTCATTCAGCCCCTGTTTTCTACCATCATGTACTCTTTTGTCTTCGGCAATCTCGCCAATATAGGTACCAACGGCGTCCCATTTTTGCTCTTTTATTATTCAGGAACTATGCTCTGGACCTTTTTTGCCGGATGCTTTTCAGATGCTTCCAACCTCTTCATTAACAATGCTAACCTTTTCGGTAAGGTGTACTTCCCTCGACTTACCGTACCCATCAGCAATGTGTTCAGTAACGTAACAAAAATATTCATACAATTTTTGCTGCTCATGGTATTCTATGTATATTATATCATCTCAGGCGCACCTATCAGGGGTTCCCTCTGGATATTCGCCTTTCCCCTCATTTTTGCCTGGCTTGCAGCTTTAGGTATGGGCGTGGGTATCATTATCTCCTCCCTTACAACAAAATACCGTGATCTCAAGCAGCTGGTGACCTTCGCCCTGGGGCTTGCAATGTATGCTACCCCGGTAGTCTACCCCATGTCATCGATCCCCAGCCGCTTTAGCTGGGTCAACTTTGTAAACCCCGTTAGCGCCCCCATTGAACTGTTCCGGATTTGGTTTTATGGCGCCGGTTCCGTTTCTTCCGCCATGATACTGACCAGCCTGGGAATAACGGTAGCTATGCTTTTCCTGGGACTTGTTTTGTTTAACCAGAATGAGCAAAATTTTATTGATGTGGTATAA